One Microcebus murinus isolate Inina chromosome 9, M.murinus_Inina_mat1.0, whole genome shotgun sequence DNA window includes the following coding sequences:
- the CAMK2B gene encoding calcium/calmodulin-dependent protein kinase type II subunit beta isoform X5 → MATTVTCTRFTDEYQLYEDIGKGAFSVVRRCVKLCTGHEYAAKIINTKKLSARDHQKLEREARICRLLKHSNIVRLHDSISEEGFHYLVFDLVTGGELFEDIVAREYYSEADASHCIQQILEAVLHCHQMGVVHRDLKPENLLLASKCKGAAVKLADFGLAIEVQGDQQAWFGFAGTPGYLSPEVLRKEAYGKPVDIWACGVILYILLVGYPPFWDEDQHKLYQQIKAGAYDFPSPEWDTVTPEAKNLINQMLTINPAKRITAHEALKHPWVCQRSTVASMMHRQETVECLKKFNARRKLKGAILTTMLATRNFSVGRQTTAPATMSTAASGTTMGLVEQAKSLLNKKADGVKPQTNSTKNSAAVTSPKGTLPPAALESSDSANTTIEDEDAKARKQEIIKTTEQLIEAVNNGDFEAYAKICDPGLTSFEPEALGNLVEGMDFHRFYFENLLAKNSKPIHTTILNPHVHVIGEDAACIAYIRLTQYIDGQGRPRTSQSEETRVWHRRDGKWQNVHFHCSGAPVAPLQ, encoded by the exons ATCACCAGAAGCTGGAGAGAGAGGCTCGGATCTGCCGCCTTCTGAAGCATTCCAACATCG TGCGTCTCCACGACAGCATCTCAGAGGAGGGCTTCCACTACCTGGTCTTCGATCT GGTTACTGGTGGAGAGCTGTTTGAAGACATTGTGGCGAGAGAGTACTAcagcgaggctgatgccag TCACTGCATCCAGCAGATCCTGGAGGCTGTTCTCCATTGTCACCAAATGGGGGTCGTCCACAGAGACCTCAAG CCAGAGAACCTGCTCCTGGCCAGCAAGTGCAAAGGGGCTGCAGTGAAGCTGGCAGACTTCGGCCTGGCCATCGAGGTGCAGGGGGACCAGCAGGCATGGTTTG GATTTGCTGGCACACCGGGCTACCTGTCCCCTGAAGTCCTTCGCAAAGAGGCATACGGCAAGCCTGTGGATATCTGGGCATGCG GGGTGATCCTGTACATCCTGCTCGTGGGCTACCCACCCTTCTGGGACGAGGACCAGCACAAGCTGTATCAGCAGATCAAGGCCGGCGCCTACGAC TTCCCATCCCCTGAGTGGGACACCGTCACTCCTGAAGCCAAAAACCTCATCAACCAGATGCTGACCATCAACCCCGCCAAGCGCATCACAGCCCACGAGGCCCTGAAGCACCCGTGGGTCTGC CAACGCTCCACGGTAGCCTCGATGATGCACAGACAGGAGACAGTGGAGTGTCTGAAGAAGTTCAACGCCAGGAGGAAGCTCAAG GGGGCCATCCTCACCACCATGCTGGCCACGCGGAATTTCTCAG TGGGCAGACAGACCACCGCTCCGGCCACAATGTCCACCGCGGCCTCCGGCACCACCATGGGGCTGGTGGAACAAG CCAAGAGTTTGCTCAACAAGAAAGCAGACGGAGTCAAG CCCCAGACGAATAGCACCAAAAACAGTGCAGCTGTCACCAGCCCCAAAGGGACGCTTCCTCCTGCCGCCCTG GAGTCTTCGGACAGTGCCAACACCACCATAGAGGACGAGGACGCCAAAG CCCGGAAGCAGGAGATCATCAAGACCACGGAGCAGCTCATCGAGGCCGTCAACAACGGTGACTTCGAGGCCTACGC GAAAATCTGCGACCCAGGCCTGACCTCATTTGAGCCCGAAGCTCTGGGCAACCTGGTTGAAGGGATGGACTTCCACAGATTCTACTTCGAGAACT TGCTGGCCAAGAACAGCAAGCCGATCCACACAACCATCCTGAACCCGCACGTGCACGTCATCGGGGAGGACGCCGCCTGCATCGCCTACATCCGGCTCACACAGTACATCGACGGGCAGGGCCGGCCCCGCACCAGCCAGTCCGAGGAGACCCGCGTGTGGCACCGCCGCGACGGCAAGTGGCAGAACGTGCACTTCCACTGCTCGGGCGCGCCCGTGGCCCCGCTGCAGTGA
- the CAMK2B gene encoding calcium/calmodulin-dependent protein kinase type II subunit beta isoform X2 has protein sequence MATTVTCTRFTDEYQLYEDIGKGAFSVVRRCVKLCTGHEYAAKIINTKKLSARDHQKLEREARICRLLKHSNIVRLHDSISEEGFHYLVFDLVTGGELFEDIVAREYYSEADASHCIQQILEAVLHCHQMGVVHRDLKPENLLLASKCKGAAVKLADFGLAIEVQGDQQAWFGFAGTPGYLSPEVLRKEAYGKPVDIWACGVILYILLVGYPPFWDEDQHKLYQQIKAGAYDFPSPEWDTVTPEAKNLINQMLTINPAKRITAHEALKHPWVCQRSTVASMMHRQETVECLKKFNARRKLKGAILTTMLATRNFSAAKSLLNKKADGVKPQTNSTKNSAAVTSPKGTLPPAALEPQTTVIHNPVDGIKESSDSANTTIEDEDAKAPRVPDILSSVRRGSGAPEAEGPLACSSPAPISPLPAPSPRISDILNSVRRGSGTPEAESPLSAGPPPCLSPALLGPLPAPSPRISDILNSVRRGSGTPEAERPPTVPPPCPSPPLPGPLPVPSRKQEIIKTTEQLIEAVNNGDFEAYAKICDPGLTSFEPEALGNLVEGMDFHRFYFENLLAKNSKPIHTTILNPHVHVIGEDAACIAYIRLTQYIDGQGRPRTSQSEETRVWHRRDGKWQNVHFHCSGAPVAPLQ, from the exons ATCACCAGAAGCTGGAGAGAGAGGCTCGGATCTGCCGCCTTCTGAAGCATTCCAACATCG TGCGTCTCCACGACAGCATCTCAGAGGAGGGCTTCCACTACCTGGTCTTCGATCT GGTTACTGGTGGAGAGCTGTTTGAAGACATTGTGGCGAGAGAGTACTAcagcgaggctgatgccag TCACTGCATCCAGCAGATCCTGGAGGCTGTTCTCCATTGTCACCAAATGGGGGTCGTCCACAGAGACCTCAAG CCAGAGAACCTGCTCCTGGCCAGCAAGTGCAAAGGGGCTGCAGTGAAGCTGGCAGACTTCGGCCTGGCCATCGAGGTGCAGGGGGACCAGCAGGCATGGTTTG GATTTGCTGGCACACCGGGCTACCTGTCCCCTGAAGTCCTTCGCAAAGAGGCATACGGCAAGCCTGTGGATATCTGGGCATGCG GGGTGATCCTGTACATCCTGCTCGTGGGCTACCCACCCTTCTGGGACGAGGACCAGCACAAGCTGTATCAGCAGATCAAGGCCGGCGCCTACGAC TTCCCATCCCCTGAGTGGGACACCGTCACTCCTGAAGCCAAAAACCTCATCAACCAGATGCTGACCATCAACCCCGCCAAGCGCATCACAGCCCACGAGGCCCTGAAGCACCCGTGGGTCTGC CAACGCTCCACGGTAGCCTCGATGATGCACAGACAGGAGACAGTGGAGTGTCTGAAGAAGTTCAACGCCAGGAGGAAGCTCAAG GGGGCCATCCTCACCACCATGCTGGCCACGCGGAATTTCTCAG CAGCCAAGAGTTTGCTCAACAAGAAAGCAGACGGAGTCAAG CCCCAGACGAATAGCACCAAAAACAGTGCAGCTGTCACCAGCCCCAAAGGGACGCTTCCTCCTGCCGCCCTG GAGCCTCAAACCACCGTCATCCATAACCCAGTGGACGGGATTAAG GAGTCTTCGGACAGTGCCAACACCACCATAGAGGACGAGGACGCCAAAG CCCCCAGGGTCCCTGACATCCTGAGCTCGGTGAGGAGGGGCTCGGGAGCCCCAGAAGCTGAGGGGCCCCTGGCCTGCTCGTCTCCAGCTCCCATTAGCCCCCTGCCAGCCCCAT cccccagaatCTCTGACATCCTGAACTCAGTGAGAAGGGGCTCAGGAACCCCAGAAGCCGAGAGCCCCCTCTCAGCGGGGCCCCCGCCCTGCCTGTCTCCGGCTCTCCTAGGTCCCCTGCCCGCCCCGT cccccaggatCTCTGACATCCTGAATTCGGTGAGGAGGGGCTCAGGGACCCCAGAAGCTGAGCGCCCTCCAACAGTGCCCCCGCCCTGCCCATCTCCGCCTCTCCCCGGGCCCTTGCCCGTCCCGT CCCGGAAGCAGGAGATCATCAAGACCACGGAGCAGCTCATCGAGGCCGTCAACAACGGTGACTTCGAGGCCTACGC GAAAATCTGCGACCCAGGCCTGACCTCATTTGAGCCCGAAGCTCTGGGCAACCTGGTTGAAGGGATGGACTTCCACAGATTCTACTTCGAGAACT TGCTGGCCAAGAACAGCAAGCCGATCCACACAACCATCCTGAACCCGCACGTGCACGTCATCGGGGAGGACGCCGCCTGCATCGCCTACATCCGGCTCACACAGTACATCGACGGGCAGGGCCGGCCCCGCACCAGCCAGTCCGAGGAGACCCGCGTGTGGCACCGCCGCGACGGCAAGTGGCAGAACGTGCACTTCCACTGCTCGGGCGCGCCCGTGGCCCCGCTGCAGTGA
- the CAMK2B gene encoding calcium/calmodulin-dependent protein kinase type II subunit beta isoform X4: protein MATTVTCTRFTDEYQLYEDIGKGAFSVVRRCVKLCTGHEYAAKIINTKKLSARDHQKLEREARICRLLKHSNIVRLHDSISEEGFHYLVFDLVTGGELFEDIVAREYYSEADASHCIQQILEAVLHCHQMGVVHRDLKPENLLLASKCKGAAVKLADFGLAIEVQGDQQAWFGFAGTPGYLSPEVLRKEAYGKPVDIWACGVILYILLVGYPPFWDEDQHKLYQQIKAGAYDFPSPEWDTVTPEAKNLINQMLTINPAKRITAHEALKHPWVCQRSTVASMMHRQETVECLKKFNARRKLKGAILTTMLATRNFSVGRQTTAPATMSTAASGTTMGLVEQAKSLLNKKADGVKPQTNSTKNSAAVTSPKGTLPPAALEPQTTVIHNPVDGIKESSDSANTTIEDEDAKARKQEIIKTTEQLIEAVNNGDFEAYAKICDPGLTSFEPEALGNLVEGMDFHRFYFENLLAKNSKPIHTTILNPHVHVIGEDAACIAYIRLTQYIDGQGRPRTSQSEETRVWHRRDGKWQNVHFHCSGAPVAPLQ from the exons ATCACCAGAAGCTGGAGAGAGAGGCTCGGATCTGCCGCCTTCTGAAGCATTCCAACATCG TGCGTCTCCACGACAGCATCTCAGAGGAGGGCTTCCACTACCTGGTCTTCGATCT GGTTACTGGTGGAGAGCTGTTTGAAGACATTGTGGCGAGAGAGTACTAcagcgaggctgatgccag TCACTGCATCCAGCAGATCCTGGAGGCTGTTCTCCATTGTCACCAAATGGGGGTCGTCCACAGAGACCTCAAG CCAGAGAACCTGCTCCTGGCCAGCAAGTGCAAAGGGGCTGCAGTGAAGCTGGCAGACTTCGGCCTGGCCATCGAGGTGCAGGGGGACCAGCAGGCATGGTTTG GATTTGCTGGCACACCGGGCTACCTGTCCCCTGAAGTCCTTCGCAAAGAGGCATACGGCAAGCCTGTGGATATCTGGGCATGCG GGGTGATCCTGTACATCCTGCTCGTGGGCTACCCACCCTTCTGGGACGAGGACCAGCACAAGCTGTATCAGCAGATCAAGGCCGGCGCCTACGAC TTCCCATCCCCTGAGTGGGACACCGTCACTCCTGAAGCCAAAAACCTCATCAACCAGATGCTGACCATCAACCCCGCCAAGCGCATCACAGCCCACGAGGCCCTGAAGCACCCGTGGGTCTGC CAACGCTCCACGGTAGCCTCGATGATGCACAGACAGGAGACAGTGGAGTGTCTGAAGAAGTTCAACGCCAGGAGGAAGCTCAAG GGGGCCATCCTCACCACCATGCTGGCCACGCGGAATTTCTCAG TGGGCAGACAGACCACCGCTCCGGCCACAATGTCCACCGCGGCCTCCGGCACCACCATGGGGCTGGTGGAACAAG CCAAGAGTTTGCTCAACAAGAAAGCAGACGGAGTCAAG CCCCAGACGAATAGCACCAAAAACAGTGCAGCTGTCACCAGCCCCAAAGGGACGCTTCCTCCTGCCGCCCTG GAGCCTCAAACCACCGTCATCCATAACCCAGTGGACGGGATTAAG GAGTCTTCGGACAGTGCCAACACCACCATAGAGGACGAGGACGCCAAAG CCCGGAAGCAGGAGATCATCAAGACCACGGAGCAGCTCATCGAGGCCGTCAACAACGGTGACTTCGAGGCCTACGC GAAAATCTGCGACCCAGGCCTGACCTCATTTGAGCCCGAAGCTCTGGGCAACCTGGTTGAAGGGATGGACTTCCACAGATTCTACTTCGAGAACT TGCTGGCCAAGAACAGCAAGCCGATCCACACAACCATCCTGAACCCGCACGTGCACGTCATCGGGGAGGACGCCGCCTGCATCGCCTACATCCGGCTCACACAGTACATCGACGGGCAGGGCCGGCCCCGCACCAGCCAGTCCGAGGAGACCCGCGTGTGGCACCGCCGCGACGGCAAGTGGCAGAACGTGCACTTCCACTGCTCGGGCGCGCCCGTGGCCCCGCTGCAGTGA
- the CAMK2B gene encoding calcium/calmodulin-dependent protein kinase type II subunit beta isoform X3, with product MATTVTCTRFTDEYQLYEDIGKGAFSVVRRCVKLCTGHEYAAKIINTKKLSARDHQKLEREARICRLLKHSNIVRLHDSISEEGFHYLVFDLVTGGELFEDIVAREYYSEADASHCIQQILEAVLHCHQMGVVHRDLKPENLLLASKCKGAAVKLADFGLAIEVQGDQQAWFGFAGTPGYLSPEVLRKEAYGKPVDIWACGVILYILLVGYPPFWDEDQHKLYQQIKAGAYDFPSPEWDTVTPEAKNLINQMLTINPAKRITAHEALKHPWVCQRSTVASMMHRQETVECLKKFNARRKLKGAILTTMLATRNFSAKSLLNKKADGVKPQTNSTKNSAAVTSPKGTLPPAALEPQTTVIHNPVDGIKESSDSANTTIEDEDAKAPRVPDILSSVRRGSGAPEAEGPLACSSPAPISPLPAPSPRISDILNSVRRGSGTPEAESPLSAGPPPCLSPALLGPLPAPSPRISDILNSVRRGSGTPEAERPPTVPPPCPSPPLPGPLPVPSRKQEIIKTTEQLIEAVNNGDFEAYAKICDPGLTSFEPEALGNLVEGMDFHRFYFENLLAKNSKPIHTTILNPHVHVIGEDAACIAYIRLTQYIDGQGRPRTSQSEETRVWHRRDGKWQNVHFHCSGAPVAPLQ from the exons ATCACCAGAAGCTGGAGAGAGAGGCTCGGATCTGCCGCCTTCTGAAGCATTCCAACATCG TGCGTCTCCACGACAGCATCTCAGAGGAGGGCTTCCACTACCTGGTCTTCGATCT GGTTACTGGTGGAGAGCTGTTTGAAGACATTGTGGCGAGAGAGTACTAcagcgaggctgatgccag TCACTGCATCCAGCAGATCCTGGAGGCTGTTCTCCATTGTCACCAAATGGGGGTCGTCCACAGAGACCTCAAG CCAGAGAACCTGCTCCTGGCCAGCAAGTGCAAAGGGGCTGCAGTGAAGCTGGCAGACTTCGGCCTGGCCATCGAGGTGCAGGGGGACCAGCAGGCATGGTTTG GATTTGCTGGCACACCGGGCTACCTGTCCCCTGAAGTCCTTCGCAAAGAGGCATACGGCAAGCCTGTGGATATCTGGGCATGCG GGGTGATCCTGTACATCCTGCTCGTGGGCTACCCACCCTTCTGGGACGAGGACCAGCACAAGCTGTATCAGCAGATCAAGGCCGGCGCCTACGAC TTCCCATCCCCTGAGTGGGACACCGTCACTCCTGAAGCCAAAAACCTCATCAACCAGATGCTGACCATCAACCCCGCCAAGCGCATCACAGCCCACGAGGCCCTGAAGCACCCGTGGGTCTGC CAACGCTCCACGGTAGCCTCGATGATGCACAGACAGGAGACAGTGGAGTGTCTGAAGAAGTTCAACGCCAGGAGGAAGCTCAAG GGGGCCATCCTCACCACCATGCTGGCCACGCGGAATTTCTCAG CCAAGAGTTTGCTCAACAAGAAAGCAGACGGAGTCAAG CCCCAGACGAATAGCACCAAAAACAGTGCAGCTGTCACCAGCCCCAAAGGGACGCTTCCTCCTGCCGCCCTG GAGCCTCAAACCACCGTCATCCATAACCCAGTGGACGGGATTAAG GAGTCTTCGGACAGTGCCAACACCACCATAGAGGACGAGGACGCCAAAG CCCCCAGGGTCCCTGACATCCTGAGCTCGGTGAGGAGGGGCTCGGGAGCCCCAGAAGCTGAGGGGCCCCTGGCCTGCTCGTCTCCAGCTCCCATTAGCCCCCTGCCAGCCCCAT cccccagaatCTCTGACATCCTGAACTCAGTGAGAAGGGGCTCAGGAACCCCAGAAGCCGAGAGCCCCCTCTCAGCGGGGCCCCCGCCCTGCCTGTCTCCGGCTCTCCTAGGTCCCCTGCCCGCCCCGT cccccaggatCTCTGACATCCTGAATTCGGTGAGGAGGGGCTCAGGGACCCCAGAAGCTGAGCGCCCTCCAACAGTGCCCCCGCCCTGCCCATCTCCGCCTCTCCCCGGGCCCTTGCCCGTCCCGT CCCGGAAGCAGGAGATCATCAAGACCACGGAGCAGCTCATCGAGGCCGTCAACAACGGTGACTTCGAGGCCTACGC GAAAATCTGCGACCCAGGCCTGACCTCATTTGAGCCCGAAGCTCTGGGCAACCTGGTTGAAGGGATGGACTTCCACAGATTCTACTTCGAGAACT TGCTGGCCAAGAACAGCAAGCCGATCCACACAACCATCCTGAACCCGCACGTGCACGTCATCGGGGAGGACGCCGCCTGCATCGCCTACATCCGGCTCACACAGTACATCGACGGGCAGGGCCGGCCCCGCACCAGCCAGTCCGAGGAGACCCGCGTGTGGCACCGCCGCGACGGCAAGTGGCAGAACGTGCACTTCCACTGCTCGGGCGCGCCCGTGGCCCCGCTGCAGTGA
- the CAMK2B gene encoding calcium/calmodulin-dependent protein kinase type II subunit beta isoform X1: MATTVTCTRFTDEYQLYEDIGKGAFSVVRRCVKLCTGHEYAAKIINTKKLSARDHQKLEREARICRLLKHSNIVRLHDSISEEGFHYLVFDLVTGGELFEDIVAREYYSEADASHCIQQILEAVLHCHQMGVVHRDLKPENLLLASKCKGAAVKLADFGLAIEVQGDQQAWFGFAGTPGYLSPEVLRKEAYGKPVDIWACGVILYILLVGYPPFWDEDQHKLYQQIKAGAYDFPSPEWDTVTPEAKNLINQMLTINPAKRITAHEALKHPWVCQRSTVASMMHRQETVECLKKFNARRKLKGAILTTMLATRNFSVGRQTTAPATMSTAASGTTMGLVEQAKSLLNKKADGVKPQTNSTKNSAAVTSPKGTLPPAALEPQTTVIHNPVDGIKESSDSANTTIEDEDAKAPRVPDILSSVRRGSGAPEAEGPLACSSPAPISPLPAPSPRISDILNSVRRGSGTPEAESPLSAGPPPCLSPALLGPLPAPSPRISDILNSVRRGSGTPEAERPPTVPPPCPSPPLPGPLPVPSRKQEIIKTTEQLIEAVNNGDFEAYAKICDPGLTSFEPEALGNLVEGMDFHRFYFENLLAKNSKPIHTTILNPHVHVIGEDAACIAYIRLTQYIDGQGRPRTSQSEETRVWHRRDGKWQNVHFHCSGAPVAPLQ; encoded by the exons ATCACCAGAAGCTGGAGAGAGAGGCTCGGATCTGCCGCCTTCTGAAGCATTCCAACATCG TGCGTCTCCACGACAGCATCTCAGAGGAGGGCTTCCACTACCTGGTCTTCGATCT GGTTACTGGTGGAGAGCTGTTTGAAGACATTGTGGCGAGAGAGTACTAcagcgaggctgatgccag TCACTGCATCCAGCAGATCCTGGAGGCTGTTCTCCATTGTCACCAAATGGGGGTCGTCCACAGAGACCTCAAG CCAGAGAACCTGCTCCTGGCCAGCAAGTGCAAAGGGGCTGCAGTGAAGCTGGCAGACTTCGGCCTGGCCATCGAGGTGCAGGGGGACCAGCAGGCATGGTTTG GATTTGCTGGCACACCGGGCTACCTGTCCCCTGAAGTCCTTCGCAAAGAGGCATACGGCAAGCCTGTGGATATCTGGGCATGCG GGGTGATCCTGTACATCCTGCTCGTGGGCTACCCACCCTTCTGGGACGAGGACCAGCACAAGCTGTATCAGCAGATCAAGGCCGGCGCCTACGAC TTCCCATCCCCTGAGTGGGACACCGTCACTCCTGAAGCCAAAAACCTCATCAACCAGATGCTGACCATCAACCCCGCCAAGCGCATCACAGCCCACGAGGCCCTGAAGCACCCGTGGGTCTGC CAACGCTCCACGGTAGCCTCGATGATGCACAGACAGGAGACAGTGGAGTGTCTGAAGAAGTTCAACGCCAGGAGGAAGCTCAAG GGGGCCATCCTCACCACCATGCTGGCCACGCGGAATTTCTCAG TGGGCAGACAGACCACCGCTCCGGCCACAATGTCCACCGCGGCCTCCGGCACCACCATGGGGCTGGTGGAACAAG CCAAGAGTTTGCTCAACAAGAAAGCAGACGGAGTCAAG CCCCAGACGAATAGCACCAAAAACAGTGCAGCTGTCACCAGCCCCAAAGGGACGCTTCCTCCTGCCGCCCTG GAGCCTCAAACCACCGTCATCCATAACCCAGTGGACGGGATTAAG GAGTCTTCGGACAGTGCCAACACCACCATAGAGGACGAGGACGCCAAAG CCCCCAGGGTCCCTGACATCCTGAGCTCGGTGAGGAGGGGCTCGGGAGCCCCAGAAGCTGAGGGGCCCCTGGCCTGCTCGTCTCCAGCTCCCATTAGCCCCCTGCCAGCCCCAT cccccagaatCTCTGACATCCTGAACTCAGTGAGAAGGGGCTCAGGAACCCCAGAAGCCGAGAGCCCCCTCTCAGCGGGGCCCCCGCCCTGCCTGTCTCCGGCTCTCCTAGGTCCCCTGCCCGCCCCGT cccccaggatCTCTGACATCCTGAATTCGGTGAGGAGGGGCTCAGGGACCCCAGAAGCTGAGCGCCCTCCAACAGTGCCCCCGCCCTGCCCATCTCCGCCTCTCCCCGGGCCCTTGCCCGTCCCGT CCCGGAAGCAGGAGATCATCAAGACCACGGAGCAGCTCATCGAGGCCGTCAACAACGGTGACTTCGAGGCCTACGC GAAAATCTGCGACCCAGGCCTGACCTCATTTGAGCCCGAAGCTCTGGGCAACCTGGTTGAAGGGATGGACTTCCACAGATTCTACTTCGAGAACT TGCTGGCCAAGAACAGCAAGCCGATCCACACAACCATCCTGAACCCGCACGTGCACGTCATCGGGGAGGACGCCGCCTGCATCGCCTACATCCGGCTCACACAGTACATCGACGGGCAGGGCCGGCCCCGCACCAGCCAGTCCGAGGAGACCCGCGTGTGGCACCGCCGCGACGGCAAGTGGCAGAACGTGCACTTCCACTGCTCGGGCGCGCCCGTGGCCCCGCTGCAGTGA